Part of the Leclercia sp. AS011 genome is shown below.
CGCCTCCATCAGCCGCGCCCGGCGCAGCCATTCGCTGAACGCCAGCCCGGTCTGCTGGCGAAAGTGCCGCAGCAGGGTGCGCTCGCTGATATTTAACTGGCTGGCCGCCAGCGCCGTGGTCCAGCGGGTGCCCGGCTCGGCCTGGATCTGGCGACAGAGCGCCAGCAGCGCGGGCGTCACCGGCTCAGGAAGGTTGAACGGCAGCACGCTTATCGTGCGGATTTCATCGAGGATCAGCTCGTAAATGCGCTCTGCCCGGCTGCCCGCCGCATAGCTTTCCGGCAAGTGCAGCGAGGCGATAATCAGCTCGCGCAGCAGGGTGGAAATCTGCACCACCTGACAGACCGACGGCAAATCCGCCCGGGCAAAGGGATCGATAAACAGCGTCCGGGCCGCCACGTTGCCGGTGATCAGCAGGCGGTGGCGGGTCCCGGCAGGCAGCCAGACGCCCCGTCCCGGCGGCACAATCCAGAACCCCTGGGCAGTCTCCACCCGCACCACCCCGCTCAGGGTATGCAGAAGCTGGGCGCAGGTGTGGCTGTGCCAGGGCTCCGTTTCACCATGGATATAATCATGGGCAAAGGGCACCAGCGGGCGCGTGGTAAAGCTGAACTGCTGTTGGGTGGTCATGGTTTATGTATTTTGCGCTATTTGTAGGTTGAGAAAGTCAAAGATCTCTGCGGCTTCGCTGGCAGAAGCAAAAACCCGTTCAGGGATCACCACACAATTATCCTTCTTCATATGGATAAAAATAAACCCATTTTTCCTGTAGCTGTCCTTAACCTTTTTCCAGGTGATCTTGCCGCTGGCATCAGGAGTTATATTTTCGTAAAAGACGCTATTTTTGGTATGACAGAATCAAAGAAAAAGCAAAAATATATCCAAAAGAAGAATAGTCCGAATTACGCCTCCCGGAAATGTGTCTCTCGTCACAATGGCTATTATTTATATTCAATAACTAAGGAGGCCGGAATGACATCAGGAAACACCACTTCAAAACACTACCCACGTCCACCTTTTGTGGAGCAACCACAACAAATGCCTGGACTGGCATCTGAAATGAAACCCATTCCGGATCATGGTGAGACAAGTTATATCGGGTCAGGAAAGCTCGCGGGCAAAAAAGCGCTTATTACCGGGGGTGACTCGGGGATTGGGCGTGCCGTGGCGATCGCTTATGCCCGCGAAGGTGCCGATGTGGCCATTGGTTATTTACCGGAAGAAGAGGCCGATGCTGCGGCGGTTATCGCGCTGATTCAGGCTGAAGGGCGAAAAGCGGTCGCGATCCCGGGTGATATTCGCGTGGAGTCCTTCTGCGATACCCTGGTTGAACGGGCAGTGAGTGAACTGGGCGGTCTCGATATCCTCGTCAACAATGCCGGTCGCCAGCAGTATTGTGAGTCCATCGAAGAGCTGACCACCGCGGCTTTCGATGCGACCTTCAAAACCAACGTTTACGCCCCCTTCTGGATCACGCGTGCCGCCCTGCGCCACCTGACGGAAGGCGCGGTGATTATTAACACCTCCTCGGTTCAGGCCTTCAAGCCCAGCGAAATTCTGCTGGACTACGCCCAGACCAAAGCCTGCAACGTGGCGTTCACCAAATCACTGGCTAAACAGCTGGGTCCGAAAGGCATTCGGGTGAATGCCGTGGCACCGGGCCCTTACTGGACGCCTCTGCAATCCAGCGGCGGTCAACCTCAGGAAAAAGTGCAGCAGTTTGGTGCCGATACGCCACTGGGGCGTCCAGGCCAGCCGGTTGAAATCGCGCCACTCTATGTTCTGCTGGCGTCTGATAGCTGCTCCTATGCCTCTGGTCAGGTGTGGTGCTCCGACGGGGGTACCGGCGTCGCATAATCGGTAATTAAATCTGGCGCGCCTGATGAAGGGTCAGGAATATTATAAAATCCGTTACCTTAAGCGGTAACGGGTTTTTAATCAGCGAGGCTCATTCCTGACATATTTCCCCAGGTGGATGTGTTGCGCAGGAAATTGGTGACTCCCACGTCATCCCGCCGGTACGCTTATTTATTTGAAGCAAAACGTGTCCGGTATAAATTTATCAACTATCCTTAGAGCATTGAATGGATTTCAATATTCAATTTTCAGCTGTTTTATTTTCTTTAACTTTTAGCGATGGTCTCGTTATAAGTTGTATCGATCGGCCCTGAAAGCGTTTCAATGTTGAAGTTGATAATGTTTGCTGTTTTTTCAATCAGTTCCTGGTACTGAACGCATAACAGACCTGCGTTCCGGCGTAAGATTATTTAAAGGACAACAGCTATGACTCACATTCACGATCATTCCACGGTTAACACTCAGTATGTTGATCCGCGTCTGCCCCTGCCCGACGCGAGCAGCAGCAGTGCCGTATCATGGGGCGCCATCTTTGCTGGCGCGGCGGCGGCGGCCTCCCTGTCACTGATTATGCTGATGCTGGGCGCCGGGTTAGGCCTGACGTCCGTTTCGCCATGGGAAAACGAGGGGCTTGATGCCGGAACGGTAGGTATAGCGGCGATAGGGTGGCTGACGTTCACCCAGATCGTGGCGTCAGGGATGGGCGGCTATTTAGCCGGCCGACTGCGCACCAAATGGGTCGGTACCCATACCAATGAAATTTACTTCCGCGATACCGCGCATGGCTTTTTGGCCTGGGCAGTAGCTGCGCTGGTCTCGGCCATGTTGCTGACCTCCACCGTCAGCTCCATCGTGGGAGGAAGCGCTAAGGTCGTGGGTTCCGTGGCGGGCGGTGCTGCCGCAGCCACCGTAGGCGGCGCGGCGGGTATGGCGAATGCCTCCTCCGAAGGCTCAGCTTCACCTATGGACTATTTCGTTAATTCCATGTTCCGCCCGGGTGCCCCGGCTGCAACGCCTGCAACACCTAATACATCTGTCTCGCCAGATGCCTCAGGTGCGGCTCCCGCTGCTCCAGCACCTTCCGCGCCTCAGCAGGATCTCTCTCCAGCACAGATGAAGGAAGTGACCGGTATTTTTGCCAACAGTATCAGCACTGGCCAGTTACCTCAGGAAGATCGTCAGTATGTCGCGCAGCTGATCGCACAACGTACCGGGATCAGTCAGCAAGAGGCTGAGCAGCGGGTACAGGCCACCTATGACAAAGCCCAGGCTAAGTTAAAAGAGACCAAAGAGAAAGCGCAGCAAGCGGCTGATACCGCACGCAAAACCACCAGCTATCTCATGCTCTGGACGTTCATTTCTCTGCTGGCGGGTGCTTTCGTAGCCAGCCTGTGTGCGACCTTCGGTGGCCGTCAACGCGACCTTTAATACTTAATTTTTCAGGAGGTTTATATGCGCTCATTGTTACTGTTCTTTTTAGGCGTTCCGATCCCAATCATTATCCTGATTGCGCTGTTCTGGCACTGATCAGTATCTGACCGGATACATTCAGTTGAAACATAAATGCCCGAAAGGGCATTTATGTTTTCTGCGTGGGTTGCTCCCCCTCCATCAGGAAGGGGGCGTTGCGCAGATCCCGGCGCAGCTGTCCTGGCTTTCAGGTTATTCGCGGACGATAGCGCCCGCATCCTGGCGGATCGTCGGCCCCTCTTTCACCTTCAGGCTGAGTCCTTTGGTCTCAAGTTCGGCGTTGCGAATACGCAGCCCCTGAGCGGCCTCAATACTGACGTTAGTAAAATGGAAGCCGCTGAGCGGAGCTTCCGGGGTGCCAATGATATAGGCTGCCGCCTTGCTGTCACCGGTGGAGGTTAAATTTTCCACGGTGATATTACTGAAGTGTGGCGTGGTGTATTTGTCGAAGGGTTGTTTTGGATCGCTGTCCGGCGGATAGATCTGCTCTCCGAGGGTGAAACCACCCGCCTGGAGCAGCTTGTCGACCTCAGCCTCGACAATAGGCGCGGCTTTATAGTAGGCGGAGAAAACCAGGGGCACTTCGACGTTGTGCATTTTGGTATTGCGGTAAACGATGTTTTTCACCTCGCCCCCCTTACCACGCGGGCTTTTAATGCGGATGCCGTACATCGACCCCTCGAAGGAGTTGTTTTCCACCAGCACGTTATTCACCCCGCCCGCGCTCTCGCTACCGATGGAGATCCCCCGGCCCTGCTTCAGGGTGTTATTGGCGATGTAGATATTATCCACCACACCATTCGGGAAACGGGGGTCCGCTTTTTCCGCTTTGATGGCGATGTGATCGTCGTTGCAATCGATGTAGTTATTGGTGATACGAATATTCTGGCTGTCGATGGGATCAATGGCATCGGTATTTGGCGCATGCCAGGGGGAGAGGATACGCGTCCCGTTAATATCGACATCGTGCGCATAGCGCGTCACCACGTGGAAGCTGGGTGAATGGGTCAGGGTGACCCCATCGATAAGCACGTTGTTCGAGCGCGTAATATAAATCAGCCGTGGCCGATCGGTTCCCCCCTTCTTACCGGTTGCGCGAATGTTTTCCCGCCAGCGCTCCCACCACACGGCACCCTGACCGTCGATGGTCCCTTCTCCAACGATAGCGACATTTTGCGCATCTGCGATGCTGATAAACGGCAGCCAGCCGTTCTCCGCTTCGGCATATTTTGTCTCTTCACCGGCACGATAAGCCGAGACTTCGGTTGATGCGACCAGGGTGGCGTCTTTCTCCAGCTTCAGCTGGATGTTATTGCGCAGAAAAAGCGGGTTGGTCAAAAAATTGCCTTTGGGTACCAGCACGGTACCCCCGCCCGCAGCGGCGCAGTCGTCAATCGCCTTCTGAATGGCCCCGGTGTTGAGGGCAATCTGTAATCGATGCCCCTCCGCGCCATAGTCGGTGACATTACAGACTTTATCGGGAAACTTAACGGAACTCGCAGCCTGCACAGCGTGTAGCGGTATCAGGCTGGCAACAGCGGCGGCAACACACAGAGGTAAAGCGCGGGAAATCATAGCGTCATCCTTTTATGGTCTATTGTTTTGCAAAATTAGCACCGATGTTTCTTTTCTGTGAGTGTGCCGATCACGCTTTACTGCATGTCGTTATTTCGCCTGAAAATTGCGCTGAATTTTTAGGCGCATGACCAGGTTTTCCCGACCTATACCTACCGCAAAGATCAAAAAAACCGTCGCCAATGGTTGCATTATGAAACCAAATGGCGCAGGCTTTATTTAGTTTCATTTTAAAACCAATTAACGTTATCTGAGGTGTCACAATGAGTACGCAACGTTCAACGGCCTTGATTACAGGGGCATCTTCCGGGATTGGCGCGGTCTACGCCGACCGTCTCGCTGCCCGCGGTTACGATCTGGTGCTGGTTGCCCGCCGGGAAGCGCGTCTGCTGGCGCTGGCGGAACAGCTGGAGCAGCGCTATGGCGTGAAGGTGTCCACTCTGACGGCGGATCTTACCGATGAAACGGGGATCCGCGCCGTGGAAGACGTTCTGCGCAGTAACACGGCTATCGACACCCTGGTCAACAATGCCGGAACCGCCCAGATGGCCCCGTTCCTTGCGGGGGATGTGGCGCAGCATCAGGCGATCAACATGCTTAACACCACCGCCCTGATGCGCCTGACGTATGCCCTGCTGCCGCGGCTGGCACAGAACAATCGCGGGACGCTGATTAATATCGCCTCGGTCCTGTCGATCCATGCCCGGGCGGGCAGCGCGCTCTACAGCGCCACCAAAGCCTGGGTGCTGAATTTTACCCGCGGATTGCAGGAGGAGTTTGCCGACAGCCAGGTGCGGATCCAGGCGGTATTACCGGCGGCGACGGCCACCGAGATCTGGGAGCTGTCCGGCATCAGCGCTGACGACCTGCCCGCCGGGTCGGTCATGACCACCGACAATATGGTGGATGCGGCGCTGGCGGGGCTGGATCAGGGAGAGTTGATCACCATCCCGCCGATGCACGATGAAACCCTGTGGACGCGCTACGAAGAGGCGCGGCTGGCGCTGTTTGCCAGCGCCCGTACCGGCGAACCGGCACCGCGCTACCTGTCGCGCTGAGGATTACTGCTTAAGCTGGTCGCCGTACTCGTTCATCCAGGCGGCCAGCGGCGCAAGCGCGCTTTGCAGGGTCAGGCCGAGGTCGGTGATCTGGTACTCCACCCGGGGCGGGATCTCGGCAAACACGGTGCGGGTGACCAGCCCGCGCTGTTCAAACAGACGCAGCTGGCGGGTCAGCTCTTTCTGCGTAATCGGTGCCGCGGCGCGGAGCAGATCGCCAAAGCGCACCGGCGTATTGAGCACAATCAGTCGATAGATAATCGGGATCGCCCACTTGCCGGAGAGCAGACCGATAAAACGGGTCATCGGGCAGGGTTGATGCTGACAATTTTTTTCATCCGCGCAGTTCAGTAATTCCGCCATCGCACACCTTTCGCCTCTTTAGTATCCATTTGGTACCTGGTTTCTTTTGGATACTAACGTTTCTATAGTGCTTTCTCCAGTGACAAATCAGGAGAAGCAAAATGGCTCGTTTAACTGATAAATATACGCTGATCACCGGCGGCACCAGCGGCATTGGTCTGGCAACGGCGCAGGCCTTTCTCGCCGAAGGCGCCCACGTGGCGGTGACCGGGCGCAACCCCCAGACCCGCGCCGAGGCGCAGCGTGTGCTGGGCGATACCGCCTGGGTGATCGACGCCGATGCGGGCGACATCAGCGCCCAGCAGGCGCTGGCGGATACTCTTGCCACACGCTGGCCGCGGCTGGATGCGCTGTTCATCAATGCCGGAGACGTGACGCATGCCCCGCTGGAGGTCTGGCAGGAGGAGACCTGGGATCGGCTGATGGGCACCAACCTCAAGGGGCCATTCTTTTTGATTCAGGCGCTGCTGCCGCTGCTGAACAATCCCTCGTCGGTGATTTTATGCGGTTCGGTCAGCGCCCATATCGGGCTGCCCACCAGCAGCGTCTACGCCGCCAGCAAGGCAGGACTGCTGTCGCTTGCCCGCACCCTCTCCGTTGAGTTATTGCCGCGTGGGATCCGCGTCAACGGCCTGAGCCCGGGCCCGGTGGAAACCCCGGCGCTGAGCAAATTGGGGTTAGACGATGAGGCGCTGAAAACCCTGCAGAGCGATATCGCCAGACTGGTGCCGCTCGGGCGTTTAGGCCGACCTGACGAGCTGGCAAAAGCGGCGCTGTACCTGGCGTCGGACGAGTCCAGCTATACCGTCGGCACCGAACTGCTGGTGGATGGCGGGACGGCTGTCGGGCGGTGATCCCAACCCTGCGACATCGTTGTCGCAGGGTTGCGGTCTCTCTGGCATAGTGAGACAGACGCAACCTGCTGAAAGGAAGAACACTGTGCTCGAACTTCGCCCGAACTGTGAATGGTGTGACCGTGACCTGCCCCCTGACGCCCAGGACGCCAGAATCTGCTCCTTTGAGTGCACCTTCTGCGCCGACTGCGTTGAAACCCATCTCAACCATCGCTGCCCCAACTGCCAGGGCGAGCTGGTGCGCCGCCCGGTGCGCCCGGCCAATAAACTGATCACCTCGCCGGCATCCACCGTGCGGGTCCACGCGCAAAAACGTTCCTGACTCCCCCGCTTCTGACGATGAGG
Proteins encoded:
- a CDS encoding YcxB family protein, with protein sequence MTPDASGKITWKKVKDSYRKNGFIFIHMKKDNCVVIPERVFASASEAAEIFDFLNLQIAQNT
- a CDS encoding AraC family transcriptional regulator → MTTQQQFSFTTRPLVPFAHDYIHGETEPWHSHTCAQLLHTLSGVVRVETAQGFWIVPPGRGVWLPAGTRHRLLITGNVAARTLFIDPFARADLPSVCQVVQISTLLRELIIASLHLPESYAAGSRAERIYELILDEIRTISVLPFNLPEPVTPALLALCRQIQAEPGTRWTTALAASQLNISERTLLRHFRQQTGLAFSEWLRRARLMEALNRLAQGQSVLRVALDLGYESHSAFSAMFRRTLGMAPSDYFQPESLSGNAFSKA
- a CDS encoding SDR family oxidoreductase, whose protein sequence is MARLTDKYTLITGGTSGIGLATAQAFLAEGAHVAVTGRNPQTRAEAQRVLGDTAWVIDADAGDISAQQALADTLATRWPRLDALFINAGDVTHAPLEVWQEETWDRLMGTNLKGPFFLIQALLPLLNNPSSVILCGSVSAHIGLPTSSVYAASKAGLLSLARTLSVELLPRGIRVNGLSPGPVETPALSKLGLDDEALKTLQSDIARLVPLGRLGRPDELAKAALYLASDESSYTVGTELLVDGGTAVGR
- a CDS encoding DUF1272 domain-containing protein — protein: MLELRPNCEWCDRDLPPDAQDARICSFECTFCADCVETHLNHRCPNCQGELVRRPVRPANKLITSPASTVRVHAQKRS
- a CDS encoding SDR family NAD(P)-dependent oxidoreductase, yielding MSTQRSTALITGASSGIGAVYADRLAARGYDLVLVARREARLLALAEQLEQRYGVKVSTLTADLTDETGIRAVEDVLRSNTAIDTLVNNAGTAQMAPFLAGDVAQHQAINMLNTTALMRLTYALLPRLAQNNRGTLINIASVLSIHARAGSALYSATKAWVLNFTRGLQEEFADSQVRIQAVLPAATATEIWELSGISADDLPAGSVMTTDNMVDAALAGLDQGELITIPPMHDETLWTRYEEARLALFASARTGEPAPRYLSR
- a CDS encoding glycoside hydrolase family 28 protein gives rise to the protein MISRALPLCVAAAVASLIPLHAVQAASSVKFPDKVCNVTDYGAEGHRLQIALNTGAIQKAIDDCAAAGGGTVLVPKGNFLTNPLFLRNNIQLKLEKDATLVASTEVSAYRAGEETKYAEAENGWLPFISIADAQNVAIVGEGTIDGQGAVWWERWRENIRATGKKGGTDRPRLIYITRSNNVLIDGVTLTHSPSFHVVTRYAHDVDINGTRILSPWHAPNTDAIDPIDSQNIRITNNYIDCNDDHIAIKAEKADPRFPNGVVDNIYIANNTLKQGRGISIGSESAGGVNNVLVENNSFEGSMYGIRIKSPRGKGGEVKNIVYRNTKMHNVEVPLVFSAYYKAAPIVEAEVDKLLQAGGFTLGEQIYPPDSDPKQPFDKYTTPHFSNITVENLTSTGDSKAAAYIIGTPEAPLSGFHFTNVSIEAAQGLRIRNAELETKGLSLKVKEGPTIRQDAGAIVRE
- a CDS encoding SDR family oxidoreductase, giving the protein MTSGNTTSKHYPRPPFVEQPQQMPGLASEMKPIPDHGETSYIGSGKLAGKKALITGGDSGIGRAVAIAYAREGADVAIGYLPEEEADAAAVIALIQAEGRKAVAIPGDIRVESFCDTLVERAVSELGGLDILVNNAGRQQYCESIEELTTAAFDATFKTNVYAPFWITRAALRHLTEGAVIINTSSVQAFKPSEILLDYAQTKACNVAFTKSLAKQLGPKGIRVNAVAPGPYWTPLQSSGGQPQEKVQQFGADTPLGRPGQPVEIAPLYVLLASDSCSYASGQVWCSDGGTGVA
- a CDS encoding winged helix-turn-helix transcriptional regulator; this translates as MAELLNCADEKNCQHQPCPMTRFIGLLSGKWAIPIIYRLIVLNTPVRFGDLLRAAAPITQKELTRQLRLFEQRGLVTRTVFAEIPPRVEYQITDLGLTLQSALAPLAAWMNEYGDQLKQ